In the Kiritimatiellia bacterium genome, GCGACAACGGCCCGATGTCCGGGAACGTGTATACCAGGCGGCCCTGCGTCACCGTCGCCAAGGTCGAGTTGTTGTTCCAACCGTTGAGCGTACCCGCGAGTGCCACGGACCGGCCCTCGGCCGTGGAACCGGACGGCGGCAGGTTGGTGATGGTGATCGTCAGGCTGGTCCCCGCGGCCCGGTTCGCGAACAGCAGCCAAACAGGGAGCAGCCAAGGCAGGCCGGGCAGGATGTGTTTCATGCGCGCCACCCTACGCCCCGCCAAAAAACGCGTCAGTGACGCGCATCACCAACGGTCAGAACGGCGCGTCGCGGTACTGTATGCTGGCGGCGAGATCCTTGTCCCGCACCACCCGGTCCAGCCAGGCGCGGTCAATGATCGGGAAGCCGCGGTTGAAGTCCACGACTCCCTCGGCCTTCAGCCGGGCGAACAGGCGCGTGACATGCTCGCGGCTCAAGTTCAGCAGCGAGGCGATTTCAGGCTGCCGCAACTTTTTGCGGATGAATATTTTACCCATCCTGTCTTCTCCACACTGGCCGCTCAAGGTCTGGAGGTAAAGGGCCAGGTCGTTGAGCCCGCTGCCGCGCGCGGCCTTGTCCACGAGGTAGCGCGCGATCTTCGAGAGGGCCAGCACAACCTGTCCCCGGAAGGCGGGCACGGCCAGGAACCGGCGCACGAAATCATCGCGGCCGATCTCGAGGAGGGTGCAGGCCGTCGCGGCGCCGGCACTGGTGTAGTAGGTATCGAGCATCGCCTCGCCGAAGCCGAACAACTCCCCCGCCCGCACCACGGCCAGCCGCACCGGCTCGCGGGCGCCGTCGCCAAGCTTATGGAGAACCACCTCGCCCTTCAGGACGGCGTGTACTTTCCGGGACGGCTCGCCCTCGTCGTAGATCGGCTGGAATTTCCGGTACGAAACGCGGCGGCACAGCGGCGCGAGGTCGCGGATTTCCCGCTCCGTGCAGCCCGTGAAAAACTCAACCGTCTTAAGGTCCGCCGGGTCCGCCATCGCGCGCTCCCTGATCCGGAAAGGGCCCCTTGAATTCGGCGATCCGTTTCATCCGCTCCAGACCCTATCAGAAGGCTCCCCGGAAGCCCATGTTTGTACTATAATCAGGCGACATGGGACAGGATTTGCATTCAGGGCGGCGGCCGGACATCGCGGCGCGGCAAGCCGCGCGCGCGACGGCGCTGGTGGCGCAGGTGGCCGAAGCCGTGGCGCGGGGCCAACCGGCTGACGCCACGCTCCAGTTTTTTTTTCGCGCCCACCGGGAGTGCGGCTCGCGCGATCGCAAGTTCATGGGCGATCTCGTGTTTTCATTTTTCCGCTGGAAGGGCTGGCTGCCGGAATCCCCCCTGGAGACGGCCTGCGCACTGGCGTGGGCCCTCGACGCGGGCAGCCCCCACCCCTCGGCCACAGCCCTGTCCGGCGGCGAACCGCCGCCGCCCTCGGGCCGGCTGACACTGGAGGAGAAGGCCATCCTGGTCGCCCGCCGGTTGAATCTCGATGCGCCGCCCCGACCGGCGGACCTCCTGCCCTCCTGGGTGCCGGCCAGCCTGGCGGGCCACGCCGACCGCTTCATCGAAGCCATCCAGCGGCGCCCGCCCGCCTGGGTGCGCGTCCGGCAGGGCCACGTCCCGGCCGTGCGCGCGGCCCTCGAACGGGAGAAGATCCCCGCTTCGCCGCAGGCCGTGGTGACGTGCGCCCTCGCCCTGCCGGGTTCCTCGCCCCTGCAGCGACTGGCCCCGGACCTCCGGACGCGCTTCGAAGTGCAGGATCTCGCCTCGCAGGCCGTCGGGCTGCTGGCCGCGCCGCAGGCCGGGGAGAACTGGTGGGACGCCTGCGCCGGCTCGGGCGGCAAGGCGCTCCACCTGGCCGACCTCATGGGGAACCGCGGCCGGATCGTGGCCTCGGACATCCGGGCCGACGCGCTGGCGCGGTTGCGTCAGCGCGCCCGCCGGGCCGGTTGCGCCATCATCCGCATGTCGCCCGCGGCAGAAACCGGCGGCCCTCCCTTTGACGGGGTGCTGGTCGACGCCCCCTGCTCCGGGCTCGGCACATGGTCCCGGAATCCCGACGCGCGCTGGCGCACGGCGGCCGGCGATCCCGAACGGCGCGCGGCGGTGCAAGCGGACATCCTGGGGCGCGCCGCGCAGCGGGTAAGGCCCGGAGGCCGCCTCGTGTATTCCGTCTGCACCCTGACCCGCCGCGAAACGCTGGATAGCACGGATGAATTCCTGCGGGCGCATCCCGAATTCCGGCTTGAGCCGGGCGCCCATCCGCTCTCCGGCGCGGACACGGATGGCCGGTTCTGGATCTGGCCATGGGACGGCCCCTGCGACGGGATGTACGCGGCCCGCTTCCGG is a window encoding:
- a CDS encoding RsmB/NOP family class I SAM-dependent RNA methyltransferase, which gives rise to MGQDLHSGRRPDIAARQAARATALVAQVAEAVARGQPADATLQFFFRAHRECGSRDRKFMGDLVFSFFRWKGWLPESPLETACALAWALDAGSPHPSATALSGGEPPPPSGRLTLEEKAILVARRLNLDAPPRPADLLPSWVPASLAGHADRFIEAIQRRPPAWVRVRQGHVPAVRAALEREKIPASPQAVVTCALALPGSSPLQRLAPDLRTRFEVQDLASQAVGLLAAPQAGENWWDACAGSGGKALHLADLMGNRGRIVASDIRADALARLRQRARRAGCAIIRMSPAAETGGPPFDGVLVDAPCSGLGTWSRNPDARWRTAAGDPERRAAVQADILGRAAQRVRPGGRLVYSVCTLTRRETLDSTDEFLRAHPEFRLEPGAHPLSGADTDGRFWIWPWDGPCDGMYAARFRRG
- a CDS encoding Crp/Fnr family transcriptional regulator, with the translated sequence MADPADLKTVEFFTGCTEREIRDLAPLCRRVSYRKFQPIYDEGEPSRKVHAVLKGEVVLHKLGDGAREPVRLAVVRAGELFGFGEAMLDTYYTSAGAATACTLLEIGRDDFVRRFLAVPAFRGQVVLALSKIARYLVDKAARGSGLNDLALYLQTLSGQCGEDRMGKIFIRKKLRQPEIASLLNLSREHVTRLFARLKAEGVVDFNRGFPIIDRAWLDRVVRDKDLAASIQYRDAPF